In Scylla paramamosain isolate STU-SP2022 chromosome 19, ASM3559412v1, whole genome shotgun sequence, a single genomic region encodes these proteins:
- the LOC135109692 gene encoding inactive dipeptidyl peptidase 10-like isoform X3, with product MTSEKGTSNQAEVKPPRGCGVSPRGARGLAWELSRCVTELVASTPNQRNWRGILIALLVIGCVCGLIIFSVVLLTPPDAGPRFNGTRFTLEDVLSGAFDTPKFNGKWISGAEIVFGDESGGVSLLHVPTLIVTPLVSNFTFRRLNVEEFDVSPDKKYILLKHDILQTRHFRHLAKYTVLQMDSEHMVSVTPFPAREGHPGLQHAAWVPGEAAALVLVHQNDVYLKESPASPVVTRLTTTGHTHLVFNGITDYLYREYILHSVSAVWASANGTRLCYATFNDTNVLEMKIPVYNDVYPTIQPVRYPKVDMPNPSVSLWVVELGRPTPTPTPKDLKPPTRVKSQDHYFTAVSWVDEDTVAVVWRNRAHNISVLTTCTPPMWYCEELYVEESTTRRWTTIEQAPLFAKNGTEYLTVAPLVDGTLGTFPHVHHGIEGNKHLNPLTFGPYTVFSVLGWDVDNNYVYYMANTEGEASDRHLWRVTDLNAEVPRVQECLTCALNYTSPVCRHYTPHLGPDNFNEVLLECEGPSVPHTILYSLLEEEVLLFVHNNTVLRDRNDSMAWPQHREYWVKLEGDFTAKVRLSLPPEYSDEEAFLHPLVVFVGGVAGQQQLSHRWGVDWSTYLVSNKSWVVLQAEVRGAAGQDLGHMYKPAWRLGDHEARDHLGVLRSLLAKLEFLDGSRVAVFGWGHGGHNAARLVISDTEGVVSCAALVSPITDWSLYASYYTERLMGTAKVVPGGNYRGYEESSLLLQAASLKNRSLMLIHGTADTDVHYDHTLKLSHALTKAGVIFRQQTYTDEGHDLDRVQLHLYHTLEKYFEASFPPYNEEELSLKFGQDVLP from the exons GAGTTGGTTGCCTCAACGCCGAACCAACGCAACTGGCGGGGCATCCTAATAGCCCTGCTGGTGATTGGGTGTGTGTGCGGCCTCATTATCTTCTCCGTGGTCCTGCTCACCCCTCCTGACGCGGGCCCGAGGTTCAACGGCACCAGATTCACCTTAGAGGATGTTCTGAGCGGCGCCTTCGATACTCCAAAGTTTAATGGCAAATGGATATCAG gCGCCGAGATCGTGTTTGGGGACGAGAGTGGCGGGGTGAGCCTGCTGCACGTGCCCACGCTCATTGTGACGCCGCTCGTGTCCAACTTTACCTTT CGTCGCCTAAACGTAGAGGAGTTTGACGTATCGCCTGACAAGAAGTACATCCTCCTCAAGCATGACATTCTACAG aCTCGCCATTTCCGCCACCTGGCCAAGTACACAGTGTTGCAGATGGACTCAGA GCACATGGTCTCGGTGACGCCCTTCCCGGCACGAGAAGGACACCCGGGGTTGCAGCACGCCGCCTGGGTACCCGGGGAGGCAGCAGCTCTGGTCCTGGTTCATCAGAATGACGTGTACCTGAAGGAGTCCCCGGCGTCCCCTGTGGTAACGCGCCTCACCACCAcgggacacacacaccttgtcttCAACGGCATCACTGACTACCTTTACCGGG aGTACATCCTTCACTCTGTCTCCGCGGTATGGGCCAGTGCTAACGGGACAAGACTGTGCTACGCCACCTTCAATGACACCAACGTCTTAGAGATGAAAATCCCAGTCTACAATGACGTGTACCCGACCATCCAGCCTGTGAGGTAccccaag GTGGACATGCCAAATCCTTCCGTCTCGCTGTGGGTGGTGGAGCTTGGGCgtcccacacccacgcccacacccaaGGACCTCAAGCCGCCCACACGAGTCAAAAGCCA GGACCACTACTTCACGGCCGTCAGTTGGGTGGACGAGGacacggtggcggtggtgtggcgCAACAGAGCACACAACATCAGCGTACTCACCACCTGCACTCCGCCCATGTGGTACTgcgaggag ctctaCGTGGAGGAAAGCACAACTCGCCGCTGGACCACCATAGAACAAGCTCCTCTCTTCGCCAAGAACGGCACGGAGTATCTGACGGTGGCGCCCCTAGTGGACGGCACGCTAGGCACGTTCCCCCACGTCCACCACGGTATTGAGGGCAACAAGCATCTCAACCCTCTCACCTTCGGCCCCTACACCGTGTTCTCCGTGTTAGGCTGGGATGTGGATAACAATTATGT GTACTACATGGCCAACACCGAGGGCGAGGCGAGTGATCGACACCTGTGGAGAGTGACTGACTTGAATGCTGAGGTGCCACGGGTTCAGGAGTGCCTCACCTGTGCCCTCAATTACACTTCACCTGTCTGCCGTCACTACACGCCTCACCTGGGCCCGGACAACTTCAATGAG gtgCTGCTGGAGTGTGAGGGGCCAAGCGTGCCTCACACCATCCTGTATTCGttgctggaagaggaggtgctGCTCTTTGTCCACAACAACACCGTGCTGAGGGACCGTAACGACTCTATGGCGTGGCCGCAGCACCGGGAGTACTGGGTGAAGCTGGAGGGAGACTTCACGGCGAAG GTTCGATTGAGTCTCCCGCCCGAATATTCTGACGAGGAAGCCTTCCTGCACCCCCTCGTTGTGTTCGTGGGAGGCGTGGCGGGACAGCAGCAGCTTTCACACCGCTGGGGCGTAGACTGGTCAACCTACCTCGTCTCCAACAA GTCGTGGGTGGTGCTACAGGCCGAGGTGCGGGGGGCCGCAGGCCAGGACTTAGGGCACATGTACAAGCCTGCATGGAGACTGGGGGACCACGAGGCGCGCGATCACCTGGGGGTTCTGAG GTCACTTTTGGCCAAGCTGGAGTTTCTGGACGGGTCAAGAGTGGCGGTGTTTGGGTGGGGTCATGGAGGCCACAACGCCGCCCGCCTGGTGATCTCGGACACAGAGGGCGTGGTGAGCTGCGCCGCCCTGGTCAGCCCCATCACGGACTGGTCCCTCTATG CATCGTACTACACCGAGAGGTTGATGGGCACAGCGAAGGTGGTGCCCGGCGGGAACTACAGAGGCTATGAGGAGAGTTCGCTACTCCTTCAAGCAGCGTCACTGAAGAACAGATCCCTAATGTTGATACACGGAACGGCTGATACTGACGTGCATTACGACCACACGCTGAAGCTGTCCCACGCTCTCACCAAGGCCGGGGTGAttttcag GCAGCAGACGTACACAGACGAAGGCCACGACCTTGATCGAGTCCAGCTGCACCTGTACCACACCCTGGAGAAATACTTCGAAGCCTCCTTCCCCCCGTACAACGAGGAGGAGCTGAGCTTAAAGTTTGGACAAGATGTCCTCCCATAG